In one window of Burkholderia cenocepacia DNA:
- a CDS encoding aminopeptidase P N-terminal domain-containing protein produces the protein MNAPLDTAIAVDVYRQRRERVLAALRAAGGGVAIVPTAPEMLRNRDTAYPYRFDSYFHYLTGFTEPDAVLVLNAAAPHGAPESILFCRARNVDREIWEGFHYGPDAARDAFGFDAAFATDVIDTEMPRLLADAGTVHYRFGASADFERQLAGWIDAVRAQARAGVAAPDALLDLTPLLDDMRLVKDEHELAIMMRAAHISALAHRRAMQVCRPGIREYELEAELLYLFRKHGAQAPAYGSIVAAGANACVLHYPAGNAAARDGDLILIDAACELDGYASDITRTFPANGRFSPAQRTLYDIVLAAQQAAIDATRAGVPFEAPHDAAVRVLAQGLLDTGIIPKTRFSNVDDVIAERAYTRFYMHRTGHWLGMDVHDCGDYRERLAARDANGALPWRTLKPGMTLTVEPGLYVRAADDVPPEYWNIGIRIEDDAIVREHGCELITRGVPVAADEIEALMRADA, from the coding sequence ATGAATGCGCCCCTCGATACCGCCATCGCCGTCGACGTCTACCGCCAGCGCCGTGAACGCGTGCTTGCCGCACTGCGTGCCGCGGGCGGCGGCGTCGCCATCGTCCCCACCGCGCCGGAAATGCTGCGCAACCGCGATACGGCCTACCCGTACCGGTTCGACAGCTACTTCCATTACCTGACGGGCTTCACCGAGCCGGATGCCGTGCTCGTGCTGAACGCGGCCGCGCCGCACGGCGCGCCGGAATCGATCCTGTTCTGCCGCGCCAGGAACGTCGACCGCGAGATCTGGGAAGGCTTTCACTACGGCCCCGACGCCGCGCGCGACGCGTTCGGCTTCGACGCGGCCTTCGCGACCGACGTGATCGACACCGAGATGCCGCGCCTGCTCGCCGATGCGGGCACCGTGCACTACCGGTTCGGCGCATCGGCCGACTTCGAGCGCCAGCTCGCCGGCTGGATCGACGCGGTGCGCGCGCAGGCACGCGCGGGCGTCGCCGCACCGGACGCGCTGCTCGACCTCACGCCGCTGCTCGACGACATGCGGCTCGTGAAGGACGAACACGAACTCGCGATCATGATGCGCGCCGCGCACATCTCCGCGCTCGCGCACCGCCGCGCGATGCAGGTGTGCCGCCCGGGCATCCGCGAATACGAGCTCGAGGCCGAGCTGCTGTACCTGTTCCGCAAGCACGGCGCGCAGGCGCCCGCGTACGGCTCGATCGTCGCGGCCGGCGCGAATGCGTGCGTGCTGCACTACCCGGCCGGTAACGCGGCCGCGCGGGACGGCGACCTGATCCTGATCGACGCCGCGTGCGAACTCGACGGCTATGCGTCGGACATCACGCGCACGTTCCCGGCCAACGGCCGCTTCTCGCCCGCCCAGCGTACGCTGTACGACATCGTGCTCGCCGCGCAGCAGGCCGCGATCGACGCGACGCGCGCGGGCGTGCCGTTCGAGGCGCCGCACGACGCGGCCGTACGCGTGCTCGCCCAGGGGCTGCTCGACACCGGCATCATCCCGAAAACGCGCTTCTCGAACGTCGACGACGTGATCGCCGAGCGCGCGTACACGCGCTTCTACATGCACCGCACCGGCCACTGGCTCGGGATGGACGTGCACGACTGCGGCGACTACCGCGAGCGACTCGCCGCGCGCGACGCCAACGGCGCGCTACCGTGGCGCACGCTGAAGCCCGGCATGACGCTCACCGTCGAGCCCGGCCTGTACGTGCGCGCGGCCGACGACGTGCCGCCCGAGTACTGGAACATCGGCATCCGCATCGAGGACGACGCGATCGTGCGCGAGCACGGCTGCGAGCTGATCACGCGCGGCGTGCCGGTCGCGGCCGACGAGATCGAGGCGCTGATGCGCGCGGACGCATGA
- a CDS encoding glutathione S-transferase family protein yields the protein MKLIGSLSSPYVRKARIVLAEKKIDYKLELEDVWAPETDIHASNPLGKVPCLVMEDGAAVFDSRVICEYVDTLSPVGKLIPPSGRERVEVRCWEALGDGVLDAAVAIRLEHTMRDEAQRSASWIARQQRKIDDALVAMSQGLGGKAWCVGNHYTLADIALGCALGYLDFRMPELNWRDRHPNLDKHFVKLLQRQSFADTLPQS from the coding sequence ATGAAATTAATCGGTTCGCTCAGCAGCCCGTACGTCCGAAAGGCGCGGATCGTGCTTGCTGAAAAGAAGATCGACTACAAGCTGGAGCTCGAGGACGTGTGGGCGCCGGAGACGGATATTCATGCATCGAATCCGCTCGGCAAGGTCCCGTGCCTCGTGATGGAGGATGGTGCCGCGGTGTTCGATTCCCGCGTGATCTGCGAATACGTCGATACGCTGTCGCCGGTCGGCAAGCTGATTCCGCCGTCAGGCCGCGAGCGCGTCGAAGTGCGCTGCTGGGAAGCCCTGGGCGACGGCGTGCTCGACGCAGCCGTCGCGATCCGTCTCGAACACACGATGCGCGACGAGGCGCAGCGCAGCGCGAGCTGGATCGCGCGCCAGCAACGCAAGATCGACGACGCGCTCGTCGCGATGTCGCAGGGTCTCGGCGGCAAGGCGTGGTGCGTCGGCAATCATTACACGCTCGCCGACATCGCACTCGGCTGCGCGCTCGGCTACCTCGATTTCCGGATGCCCGAGCTCAACTGGCGCGATCGCCACCCGAATCTCGACAAGCACTTCGTGAAGCTGCTGCAGCGGCAATCGTTCGCCGATACGCTGCCGCAGAGCTGA
- a CDS encoding FMN-binding glutamate synthase family protein, whose amino-acid sequence MLSRRYLAMWCAVLLLVAAAALASIHVLSWLWIILPIALVALGLYDLNQDRHAILRNYPLWGHFRFLFEFIRPEIRQYFVEDDTDEKPFSRAQRSLVYQRAKNVADNRPYGTELNVKAVAHEWISHSLAPTKLPNHDFRIRVGANRAQPYDISIFNISAMSFGSLSANAIRSLNLGAKKGGFAHDTGEGSLSKYHRENGGDIIWEIASGYFGCRNDDGTFNPDKFAKQAADPQVKMIEVKLSQGAKPGHGGVLPAAKITPEIAETRGVPMGKDCISPATHSEFSTPRGLLEFVERLRTLSGGKPTGFKLCIGHPWEFFGIAKAMLETGIVPDFIVVDGAEGGTGAAPLEFTDHVGVPLQEGLLLVHNTLVGIGVRDRVKLGASGKIITAFDIARTLAIGADWVNSARGFMFAVGCIQAQHCHTDRCPTGVATQDPVRQRALVVPDKAERVYNFHRNTLHALQELVQAAGLAHPSELRAHHIVQRVAPHEVRLMSQLLKYLKPGALLDGQTCGFSLYDKWWPIARSDSFTLGEAVYASID is encoded by the coding sequence ATGCTTTCAAGACGCTACCTCGCGATGTGGTGTGCTGTCCTGCTGCTCGTCGCCGCGGCCGCACTCGCGTCGATCCACGTGCTTTCGTGGCTGTGGATCATCCTCCCCATCGCCCTCGTCGCGCTCGGCCTGTACGACCTGAACCAGGATCGCCACGCGATCCTGCGGAACTACCCGCTCTGGGGCCACTTCCGCTTCCTGTTCGAATTCATCCGACCTGAAATCCGCCAGTACTTCGTCGAGGACGACACCGACGAGAAGCCGTTCTCGCGTGCGCAGCGCAGCCTCGTCTACCAGCGCGCGAAGAACGTCGCCGACAACCGCCCGTACGGCACCGAGCTGAACGTGAAGGCCGTCGCGCACGAATGGATCAGCCATTCGCTCGCGCCGACGAAGCTGCCGAACCACGATTTCCGCATCCGCGTCGGCGCGAATCGCGCGCAACCGTACGACATTTCGATCTTCAACATCTCGGCGATGAGCTTCGGCTCGCTGTCCGCGAACGCGATCCGCTCGCTGAACCTCGGCGCGAAGAAAGGCGGCTTCGCGCACGACACCGGCGAAGGCTCGCTGTCGAAGTACCACCGCGAGAACGGCGGCGACATCATCTGGGAAATCGCGTCCGGCTACTTCGGCTGCCGCAACGACGACGGCACGTTCAACCCCGACAAGTTCGCGAAGCAGGCCGCCGATCCGCAGGTCAAGATGATCGAGGTGAAGCTGTCGCAAGGCGCGAAGCCCGGCCACGGCGGCGTGCTGCCGGCCGCGAAGATCACGCCGGAAATCGCCGAGACGCGCGGCGTGCCGATGGGCAAGGACTGCATCTCGCCCGCGACGCACTCGGAATTCTCGACGCCGCGCGGGCTGCTCGAATTCGTCGAGCGGCTGCGCACGCTGTCCGGCGGCAAGCCGACCGGCTTCAAGCTGTGCATCGGCCATCCGTGGGAATTCTTCGGGATCGCGAAAGCGATGCTCGAGACGGGCATCGTGCCCGACTTCATCGTCGTCGACGGCGCGGAAGGCGGCACCGGCGCGGCACCGCTCGAATTCACCGACCACGTCGGCGTCCCGCTGCAGGAAGGGCTGCTGCTCGTGCACAACACGCTCGTCGGCATCGGCGTGCGCGATCGCGTGAAGCTCGGCGCGAGCGGCAAGATCATCACCGCGTTCGACATCGCGCGCACGCTCGCGATCGGCGCGGACTGGGTGAACTCGGCGCGCGGCTTCATGTTCGCGGTCGGCTGCATCCAGGCGCAGCACTGCCACACCGACCGCTGCCCGACCGGCGTCGCGACGCAGGACCCGGTGCGCCAGCGTGCGCTCGTCGTGCCCGACAAGGCCGAGCGCGTATACAACTTCCACCGCAATACGCTGCATGCGCTGCAGGAACTCGTGCAGGCGGCCGGCCTCGCCCATCCGTCCGAGCTGCGCGCGCATCACATCGTGCAGCGGGTCGCGCCGCACGAGGTGCGGCTGATGTCGCAACTGCTGAAATACCTGAAACCCGGTGCGCTGCTCGACGGCCAGACCTGCGGCTTCTCGCTGTACGACAAGTGGTGGCCGATCGCGCGCAGCGACTCGTTCACACTCGGCGAGGCCGTGTACGCGTCGATCGACTGA
- the mnmA gene encoding tRNA 2-thiouridine(34) synthase MnmA has product MSKRRVVVGMSGGVDSSVTAWLLKEQGYDVVGLFMKNWEDDDDGEYCSTRQDWIDVVSVADLIGIDVEAVNFAAEYKDRVFAEFLREYSAGRTPNPDVLCNAEIKFKAFLDHAMSLDAEMIATGHYARVRERDGRFELLKAFDHTKDQSYFLHRLNQAQLSKTMFPLGEIPKTKVREIAAQIGLPNAKKKDSTGICFIGERPFRDFLNRYLPTKPGPMKTPDGKVVGEHIGLAFYTFGQRKGIGLGGSKSGSGEPWFVAAKDIASNTLYVVQGHDHPWLLSRELVAGNVSWVAGEPPADGFACGAKTRYRQADAACVFGAAAAGPAGEARFSLAFDDAQWAVTPGQSAVLYDGEICLGGGIIESAATGQPGQAAAHAPALAEAR; this is encoded by the coding sequence ATGAGCAAGCGCCGTGTAGTGGTGGGCATGTCGGGCGGCGTCGATTCGTCGGTGACCGCGTGGCTGCTGAAGGAACAGGGCTACGACGTGGTCGGCCTGTTCATGAAGAACTGGGAAGACGACGACGACGGCGAGTACTGCTCGACGCGCCAGGACTGGATCGACGTCGTGTCGGTGGCCGACCTGATCGGCATCGACGTGGAAGCCGTCAACTTCGCCGCGGAATACAAGGACCGCGTGTTCGCCGAGTTCCTGCGCGAATACTCGGCCGGCCGCACGCCGAACCCGGACGTGCTGTGCAACGCCGAGATCAAGTTCAAGGCGTTCCTCGACCACGCGATGTCGCTCGACGCGGAAATGATCGCGACCGGCCACTATGCGCGCGTGCGCGAACGCGACGGGCGTTTCGAACTGCTGAAAGCTTTCGATCACACGAAAGACCAGTCGTACTTCCTGCACCGGCTGAACCAGGCGCAACTGTCGAAGACGATGTTCCCGCTCGGCGAGATCCCGAAGACGAAGGTGCGCGAGATCGCCGCGCAGATCGGGCTGCCGAACGCGAAGAAGAAGGATTCGACCGGCATCTGCTTCATCGGCGAACGGCCGTTCCGCGATTTCCTGAACCGCTATCTTCCGACCAAACCCGGCCCGATGAAGACGCCCGACGGCAAGGTGGTCGGCGAGCACATCGGCCTCGCGTTCTACACGTTCGGCCAGCGCAAGGGTATCGGCCTCGGCGGCAGCAAGAGCGGCAGCGGCGAGCCGTGGTTCGTCGCCGCGAAGGACATCGCGTCGAACACGCTGTACGTCGTGCAGGGCCACGATCATCCATGGCTGTTGTCGCGCGAGCTCGTCGCCGGCAACGTGAGCTGGGTCGCCGGCGAACCGCCGGCGGACGGCTTCGCGTGCGGCGCGAAGACACGCTACCGGCAGGCCGATGCGGCGTGCGTGTTCGGCGCGGCGGCTGCCGGCCCGGCAGGCGAAGCGCGCTTCTCGCTCGCGTTCGACGACGCGCAGTGGGCCGTCACGCCCGGCCAGTCGGCCGTGCTGTACGACGGCGAGATCTGCCTCGGCGGCGGCATCATCGAATCCGCGGCCACTGGCCAGCCCGGTCAGGCTGCGGCCCACGCGCCGGCGCTCGCCGAAGCACGCTGA
- a CDS encoding NUDIX hydrolase, translating into MKPELWTPHVTVAALVERAGRFLVIEEETSTGLRINQPAGHLEAGETLADAVIRETLEETAHPFTPDALVGVYLAHYERPGSAGATYLRFTFCGTAGEPIAGHVLDDGIVRTLWMTADELRACSERHRSPAVMRCVDDYLAGRRVPLDFVHTHSVAPRPEAFERQAVSK; encoded by the coding sequence ATGAAACCCGAACTCTGGACCCCGCATGTGACGGTCGCCGCGCTCGTCGAGCGCGCCGGCCGCTTTCTCGTGATCGAGGAAGAAACCTCGACGGGCCTGCGCATCAACCAGCCGGCCGGTCATCTGGAAGCCGGCGAAACGCTGGCCGACGCCGTGATCCGCGAAACGCTCGAGGAAACCGCGCACCCGTTCACGCCCGACGCACTCGTCGGCGTCTATCTCGCGCACTACGAGCGCCCCGGCAGCGCCGGCGCGACCTACCTGCGCTTCACGTTCTGCGGCACGGCCGGCGAACCGATCGCGGGCCACGTGCTCGACGACGGCATCGTGCGCACGCTGTGGATGACGGCCGACGAGCTGCGCGCCTGCAGCGAGCGCCATCGTTCGCCCGCGGTGATGCGCTGCGTCGACGACTATCTCGCCGGGCGGCGCGTTCCGCTCGATTTCGTGCACACGCATTCGGTCGCCCCGCGCCCCGAGGCATTCGAACGTCAGGCGGTCAGCAAATGA
- a CDS encoding Re/Si-specific NAD(P)(+) transhydrogenase subunit alpha, with protein MHIGVPAETRANEARVAATPETVKKYAAAGHRVSIAKGAGSAASYPDEAYVAAGAELTDQSAAFAADLVLKVQAPTDAELPLLKRGAVLVGMLEPFNGEQAAQLAAAGVTGFALEAAPRTTRAQSLDVLSSQANIAGYKAVLVAASLYPRFMPMLMTAAGTVKAARVLILGAGVAGLQAIATAKRLGAVIEASDVRPAVKEQIESLGAKFLDVPFETDEEREAAQGVGGYARPMPPSWLGRQAALVHERAKQADIVITTALIPGRPAPTLISVDTAQSMKPGSVLVDLAAGRGPEVDGRKGGNCPLTVADQVIVHNGVTIAGYTNLASMVASDASALYARNLLDFLKLIVTKEGTLNIDLTDDIVAATLLCRDGELTRK; from the coding sequence ATGCATATTGGAGTGCCTGCTGAAACGCGGGCCAACGAGGCGCGCGTGGCTGCGACGCCGGAAACCGTGAAGAAATACGCGGCGGCCGGCCATCGGGTCAGTATCGCGAAAGGGGCCGGCAGTGCAGCCAGCTATCCCGATGAAGCCTATGTGGCCGCCGGCGCCGAATTGACCGACCAGTCGGCCGCTTTTGCCGCCGACCTCGTGCTGAAGGTCCAGGCGCCCACCGATGCCGAACTGCCGTTGCTCAAGCGCGGCGCCGTGCTGGTCGGCATGCTCGAGCCGTTCAACGGCGAGCAGGCGGCGCAACTTGCCGCGGCCGGCGTGACCGGTTTCGCGCTCGAGGCCGCGCCGCGCACCACGCGTGCACAGAGTCTCGACGTGCTGTCGTCGCAGGCGAACATCGCCGGCTACAAGGCCGTGCTGGTGGCCGCGTCGCTGTATCCGCGCTTCATGCCGATGCTGATGACGGCCGCGGGCACCGTGAAGGCGGCGCGCGTGCTGATTCTCGGCGCGGGCGTCGCGGGCCTGCAGGCGATCGCGACCGCGAAGCGGCTGGGCGCGGTGATCGAGGCGTCCGACGTGCGGCCGGCCGTGAAGGAGCAGATCGAGTCGCTCGGCGCGAAATTCCTCGACGTCCCGTTCGAAACCGACGAAGAGCGCGAAGCTGCGCAGGGCGTCGGCGGCTATGCGCGCCCGATGCCGCCGTCGTGGCTCGGCCGCCAGGCCGCGCTCGTGCACGAACGCGCGAAGCAGGCCGACATCGTGATCACCACCGCGCTGATTCCCGGCCGCCCGGCGCCGACGCTGATCTCGGTCGACACAGCGCAGTCGATGAAGCCCGGCTCGGTGCTCGTCGATCTCGCGGCCGGCCGCGGCCCGGAAGTCGACGGCCGCAAGGGCGGCAACTGCCCGCTGACCGTCGCCGACCAGGTGATCGTGCACAACGGCGTGACGATCGCCGGCTACACGAACCTCGCGTCGATGGTCGCGTCGGACGCGTCGGCGCTGTATGCACGCAACCTGCTCGACTTCCTGAAGCTGATCGTCACGAAGGAAGGCACGCTGAACATCGACCTGACCGACGACATCGTCGCCGCGACGCTGCTGTGTCGCGACGGCGAGCTCACGCGCAAATAA
- a CDS encoding NAD(P) transhydrogenase subunit alpha: MEVINHTVINVIIFVLAVYVGYHVVWNVTPALHTPLMAVTNAISAIVIIGAMLAAALTVGATGKFFGTLAVALAAVNVFGGFLVTRRMLEMFRKKEPKRVEGGKEGAR; this comes from the coding sequence ATGGAAGTCATCAATCACACGGTGATCAACGTGATCATCTTCGTGCTGGCGGTGTACGTCGGCTACCATGTCGTCTGGAACGTCACGCCGGCGCTGCATACGCCGCTGATGGCCGTGACCAACGCGATCTCGGCGATCGTGATCATCGGCGCGATGCTCGCGGCCGCGCTTACCGTCGGCGCGACCGGCAAGTTCTTCGGCACGCTCGCGGTCGCGCTCGCGGCCGTCAACGTGTTCGGCGGCTTTCTCGTGACGAGGCGCATGCTCGAGATGTTCCGCAAGAAGGAGCCCAAGCGTGTCGAGGGCGGCAAGGAGGGCGCGCGATGA
- a CDS encoding NAD(P)(+) transhydrogenase (Re/Si-specific) subunit beta: protein MSMNVVTLLYLVASVCFIQALKGLSNPKSARRGNLFGMVGMAIAILTTLALIVKQAAWLGANLPLGLALVLGALIVGGGVGAFVAARVEMTKMPELVAAMHSLIGLAAVCIAYAVVSEPEAFGLVPQDAVSSSFIPYGNRVELFIGTFVGAITFSGSVIAFGKLSGKYKFRLFQGAPVVYAGQHLINLMLAIAMLGFGILFFITQAWLPFIIMTAIAFVLGVLIIIPIGGADMPVVVSMLNSYSGWAAAGIGFSLNNAMLIIAGSLVGSSGAILSYIMCHAMNRSFFNVILGGFGGEAAAGGAAGAQEQRPVKSGSADDAAFMLGNAESVVIVPGYGLAVARAQHALKELTDKLVEKGIDVKYAIHPVAGRMPGHMNVLLAEAEVPYEIVHEMEDINGEFGQVDVVLVLGANDVVNPAAKNDPKSPIAGMPIIEAYKARTVIVNKRSMAAGYAGLDNDLFYMDKTMMVFGDAKKVIEDMVKAVE, encoded by the coding sequence ATGAGCATGAACGTCGTTACGCTGCTGTACCTCGTCGCGTCGGTGTGCTTCATCCAGGCGCTGAAGGGGCTGTCGAACCCGAAGAGCGCGCGGCGCGGCAACCTGTTCGGGATGGTCGGGATGGCCATCGCGATCCTCACGACCCTCGCGCTGATCGTCAAGCAGGCCGCGTGGCTCGGCGCGAACCTGCCGCTCGGCCTCGCGCTCGTGCTCGGCGCGCTGATCGTCGGCGGGGGTGTCGGGGCATTCGTCGCCGCGCGCGTCGAGATGACGAAGATGCCGGAACTCGTCGCGGCGATGCACTCGCTGATCGGTCTCGCGGCCGTGTGCATCGCGTATGCGGTCGTGTCGGAGCCGGAAGCGTTCGGGCTCGTGCCGCAGGACGCGGTGTCGTCGAGCTTCATCCCGTACGGCAACCGCGTCGAGCTGTTCATCGGCACGTTCGTCGGCGCGATCACGTTCTCCGGGTCGGTGATCGCGTTCGGCAAGCTGTCGGGCAAGTACAAGTTCCGGCTGTTCCAGGGCGCGCCGGTCGTGTACGCGGGCCAGCACCTGATCAACCTGATGCTCGCGATCGCGATGCTCGGCTTCGGCATCCTGTTCTTCATCACGCAGGCGTGGCTGCCGTTCATCATCATGACGGCGATCGCGTTCGTGCTCGGCGTGCTGATCATCATCCCGATCGGCGGCGCGGACATGCCGGTGGTCGTGTCGATGCTGAACTCGTACTCGGGGTGGGCCGCGGCCGGCATCGGCTTCTCGCTGAACAACGCGATGCTGATCATCGCCGGCTCGCTGGTCGGCTCGTCGGGTGCGATCCTGTCGTACATCATGTGCCACGCGATGAACCGCTCGTTCTTCAACGTGATCCTCGGCGGGTTCGGCGGGGAAGCCGCGGCCGGCGGCGCGGCGGGCGCGCAGGAGCAGCGGCCGGTGAAGTCGGGCTCGGCCGACGACGCGGCGTTCATGCTCGGCAACGCGGAATCGGTCGTGATCGTGCCGGGTTACGGCCTTGCCGTCGCCCGCGCGCAGCACGCGCTGAAGGAGCTGACCGACAAGCTGGTCGAGAAGGGCATCGACGTGAAGTACGCGATCCACCCGGTCGCGGGGCGGATGCCGGGCCACATGAACGTGCTGCTCGCGGAAGCGGAAGTGCCGTACGAGATCGTGCACGAGATGGAGGACATCAACGGCGAATTCGGCCAGGTGGACGTGGTGCTCGTGCTCGGCGCGAACGATGTCGTGAACCCGGCCGCGAAGAACGATCCGAAATCGCCGATCGCGGGGATGCCGATCATCGAGGCGTACAAGGCGCGCACGGTGATCGTCAACAAGCGCTCGATGGCGGCCGGCTACGCGGGCCTCGACAACGACCTGTTCTACATGGACAAGACGATGATGGTGTTCGGCGATGCGAAGAAGGTCATCGAGGACATGGTGAAGGCCGTCGAGTAA
- a CDS encoding LysR family transcriptional regulator, producing the protein MNVDDIAGLDLNLLKVFEALYEEGGASRAALRLDLTQSAVSAALGRLRVIYADPLFVRTGRGLAPTPRADELKPILSDALDRCRESLAIAADGGDRVGRTISIGMSDDFEIALGRALIDAVAHEAAGIRLIFRQTHSGIAGDALLRHGIDLAIASGGFSANGLSRRAVATGGYACLIDPAGRARAPRTLTLAEFLRRDHLLVSSGGVIGIVDEALAALGHKRRVAASTTHFAALPYLLAGSDAVATIPAHAAHAIAQATSLRALACPIDLPRYPVEIGWRTSTQRDPAIVRVRDAIAACVARLVTP; encoded by the coding sequence ATGAATGTGGATGATATCGCCGGCCTCGACCTGAACCTGCTGAAGGTGTTCGAGGCGCTGTACGAGGAAGGCGGCGCGAGCCGCGCGGCGCTGCGGCTCGACCTCACGCAGTCGGCGGTCAGCGCGGCGCTCGGGCGGCTGCGCGTGATCTATGCCGATCCGCTGTTCGTGCGCACCGGCCGCGGGCTCGCGCCGACGCCGCGCGCGGACGAACTGAAGCCGATCCTGTCCGATGCGCTCGACCGCTGCCGCGAAAGCCTCGCGATCGCGGCCGATGGCGGCGACCGCGTCGGCCGCACGATTTCGATCGGGATGTCCGACGATTTCGAGATCGCGCTCGGCCGCGCGCTGATCGATGCGGTCGCGCACGAAGCCGCCGGCATCCGGCTGATCTTCCGGCAGACCCACAGCGGCATCGCCGGCGACGCGCTGCTGCGGCACGGCATCGACCTCGCGATCGCGTCGGGCGGATTCTCGGCGAACGGGCTCAGCCGGCGCGCGGTCGCGACCGGCGGCTATGCGTGCCTGATCGATCCGGCCGGCCGCGCGCGGGCGCCGCGCACGCTGACGCTCGCCGAGTTCCTGCGGCGCGACCATCTGCTCGTGTCGTCGGGCGGCGTGATCGGGATCGTCGACGAGGCGCTGGCCGCGCTTGGCCACAAGCGGCGCGTCGCGGCATCGACCACGCATTTCGCCGCGCTGCCGTACCTGCTCGCCGGCTCCGACGCGGTCGCGACGATTCCCGCTCATGCGGCGCATGCGATCGCGCAAGCAACCTCGCTGCGTGCCCTCGCGTGCCCGATCGACCTGCCGCGCTATCCGGTCGAAATCGGCTGGCGCACGAGCACGCAGCGCGACCCGGCGATCGTGCGCGTACGCGACGCGATCGCCGCCTGCGTCGCACGCCTCGTCACCCCATGA
- a CDS encoding carbon-nitrogen hydrolase family protein has protein sequence MSTSVIAALQIGASPAGTRATLDTILGYETAIRDSGASLVVLPEAVLGGYPKGEIFGTRLGYRLPEGRDAYARYAAQAIDVPGPETDELAALSQRTGASLVVGVIERGGSTLYCTALFFDPRDGLVAKHRKLMPTGTERLIWGQGDGSTLPVVDTAAGRAGAAICWENHMPLLRCAMYAKGVQIWCAPTVDERDVWQSSMRHIAHEGRCFVVSACQVQPSPRALGIDVPGWDPERPLIRGGSVIVGPLGDLLTEPLIGEAGLVTARIDTDELVKARYDFDVVGHYARADVFSLHVDERPKRPVVFGG, from the coding sequence ATGTCCACCTCAGTCATCGCCGCGCTGCAGATCGGCGCATCGCCCGCCGGCACGCGCGCCACGCTCGACACGATCCTCGGCTACGAAACCGCGATCCGCGACAGCGGCGCGTCGCTGGTCGTGCTGCCCGAGGCCGTGCTAGGCGGCTATCCGAAAGGCGAGATCTTCGGCACGCGGCTTGGCTACCGGCTGCCCGAGGGGCGCGATGCGTATGCGCGCTACGCCGCGCAGGCGATCGACGTGCCGGGGCCGGAAACCGACGAGCTGGCCGCGCTGTCGCAGCGCACCGGCGCGAGCCTCGTGGTCGGCGTGATCGAGCGCGGCGGCAGCACGCTGTACTGCACGGCGCTGTTCTTCGATCCGCGCGACGGGCTCGTCGCGAAGCACCGCAAGCTGATGCCGACCGGCACCGAGCGGCTGATCTGGGGGCAGGGCGACGGCTCGACGCTGCCCGTCGTCGACACGGCCGCGGGCCGGGCGGGCGCCGCGATCTGCTGGGAGAACCACATGCCGCTGCTGCGTTGCGCGATGTACGCGAAAGGTGTGCAGATCTGGTGTGCGCCGACCGTCGACGAGCGCGACGTGTGGCAGAGCTCGATGCGGCACATCGCGCACGAAGGGCGCTGCTTCGTCGTGAGTGCGTGCCAGGTGCAGCCGTCGCCGCGTGCGCTCGGCATCGACGTGCCGGGCTGGGACCCCGAGCGGCCGCTGATCCGCGGCGGCAGCGTGATCGTCGGGCCGCTCGGCGACCTGCTGACGGAGCCGCTGATCGGCGAGGCCGGGCTCGTCACTGCCCGTATCGACACCGACGAACTCGTGAAGGCGCGCTATGACTTCGACGTCGTCGGCCACTACGCGCGTGCGGACGTGTTTTCGCTGCACGTCGACGAGCGGCCGAAGCGGCCGGTGGTATTCGGCGGGTAA